Proteins from a genomic interval of Clostridium sp. M62/1:
- a CDS encoding DUF4315 family protein — MAMNKIERIDKEIAKTREKITEYQNRLRGLEAQKTEAENLQIVQLVRSMRLSPHELSAMLSGGGIPGMEAAPGYPAEPADHDTEEMEDTENE, encoded by the coding sequence ATGGCTATGAACAAAATTGAACGTATCGACAAAGAGATTGCAAAGACCCGCGAGAAAATCACCGAGTACCAGAACAGATTAAGGGGGCTTGAAGCGCAGAAAACCGAAGCGGAAAACCTGCAAATCGTACAGCTTGTGCGCTCCATGCGCCTTTCCCCGCATGAGCTTTCCGCTATGCTTTCCGGCGGCGGTATTCCGGGCATGGAAGCCGCGCCGGGCTACCCCGCAGAACCCGCAGACCACGACACCGAAGAAATGGAGGACACCGAGAATGAATAA
- a CDS encoding YodL domain-containing protein — translation MEKKKGYSMFERDKLDPADSMRIERNIYFEEQTADLSGLTALPLEQLQALREEYAAAEQAAFEALQEQAAAWDEQAGKTLAIDKAIEYVRTPEATHTANQWEATDYGKHISNRVYQMRYHISENTRYDREKEKSIPYSWTLSWSIYTNSPHNYGQAKIAGQERKVFADKAAMEKYLNGRIKAYQHLFTEVSPPIPPEYAEHFKVNGQLLPGYAIEGEERAQPTAEKAAPTTAEPPQDTEQRKERETINEQFSILIDSRSRFETGKPGGVWLPMPTTTEQLHAAMESVGITADNPQDFFINGYSSTEDCPFDLPLSVIQSASMDELNYFGKLLEMQSDGDKDKFAAAVTHGEYAGSMKDLINLAQNLDCYWLYPTVRSEEDYGYYLIDELDELELPEEAKKYFKYEEYGRDAVSKDKGQFTEQGYIYNNQNTFTEWYRGTENEIPKEYRVMSFPQPERGGQDKTFMDAAATEQTARTAAEQPQEPHPVIPIVLTAGKPAEKLKEITDRLEQGITELFDSERYKEYLKVMSKFHNYSFRNTVLIAMQKPDASLLAGFSAWKNNFERNVMRGQKGIKIIAPSPYKIKQEMQKIDPHTQKPIIGKDGKPVTEEKEITIPAYKVVSVFDVSQTEGKELPDIAVDELTGDVDRYKDFFAALEKTSPVPIAFENIEGGSHGYYHLEDKRIAINEGMSELQTLKTAIHEIAHAKLHDIDLNAPKDEQPRVDRRTREVEAESVAYTVCQHYGLDTSDYSFGYVAGWSSGRELSELKSSLETIRSAAAEIINSIDANFAELQKAQDKEQTAGQEQPTREGQEAAPQPEAPKKADTAGKEKPEAAPKEAFTPETIYRVRRNPYSDSRENSHLLQAYVTQENGRAKMGDVLYTGTPEKCRELMGQLKSGELTEGDVKQLYAKAQETAQTTGQDKDTFSIYQIKGGDETRDFRFEPYDRLQAAGNVVDKANYELVYSAPLAPETSLEDIYTRFNIDHPKDFKGHSLSVSDVVVLHQNGQDTAHYVDSVGFRQVPEFLQEQKQLTPDELTTGETIQTPRGTFHVTAMSREQIEAAGYGFHHQSDDGKYLIMGNGTRAFAVAAEQPEKANPLKHIEDTVEQNDNNFDGIINNTPTVDELEAKVKAGETISLVDLANAVKADKERGKEAKPEKKPSIRAQLRADKEKAQKKNAKQKLQDLERS, via the coding sequence ATGGAAAAGAAAAAAGGTTACTCCATGTTTGAGCGTGACAAGTTAGACCCGGCTGACAGTATGCGGATAGAGCGAAATATTTATTTTGAGGAACAGACCGCTGACCTTTCCGGGCTTACCGCCCTGCCCTTAGAACAGTTACAGGCATTGCGGGAAGAATACGCGGCGGCTGAACAGGCAGCTTTTGAAGCCTTGCAAGAACAGGCGGCGGCATGGGACGAACAGGCGGGAAAGACCCTTGCCATTGACAAAGCCATTGAGTATGTGAGGACACCCGAAGCTACGCATACCGCGAACCAGTGGGAAGCTACGGACTACGGGAAGCACATCAGCAACCGCGTCTACCAAATGCGCTACCACATATCCGAGAATACCCGGTATGACAGGGAAAAAGAGAAATCCATTCCCTATTCGTGGACGCTTTCATGGAGTATTTACACCAACAGCCCCCACAATTACGGACAGGCAAAAATCGCCGGACAGGAAAGGAAAGTCTTTGCAGACAAGGCAGCTATGGAAAAATATCTGAATGGGCGTATCAAAGCCTATCAGCATTTATTCACCGAGGTATCGCCGCCTATCCCGCCAGAGTATGCAGAGCATTTCAAAGTAAACGGGCAGCTTTTACCGGGCTATGCTATCGAGGGCGAGGAACGGGCGCAGCCTACCGCTGAAAAAGCAGCCCCCACCACAGCAGAGCCGCCACAGGACACCGAACAGAGAAAGGAGCGTGAAACCATAAACGAGCAGTTTTCAATTCTTATCGACAGCCGCAGCCGCTTTGAAACAGGCAAACCGGGCGGCGTGTGGCTTCCCATGCCGACCACAACAGAGCAGCTTCATGCGGCTATGGAAAGCGTCGGCATTACCGCAGACAATCCGCAGGATTTTTTCATCAACGGGTATTCTTCTACGGAGGACTGCCCCTTTGACTTGCCGCTTTCCGTTATCCAAAGCGCAAGCATGGACGAGCTGAATTATTTTGGAAAACTTCTGGAAATGCAGAGTGACGGGGACAAGGATAAATTTGCGGCGGCGGTTACACATGGCGAGTATGCCGGAAGCATGAAAGACCTTATCAACCTTGCACAAAACCTTGACTGTTACTGGCTCTATCCCACTGTCCGCAGCGAAGAAGATTACGGTTATTATCTTATCGACGAACTGGACGAGCTGGAGCTTCCCGAAGAAGCAAAGAAATATTTCAAGTATGAAGAATACGGGCGGGACGCAGTTAGCAAGGATAAGGGGCAGTTTACCGAACAGGGCTATATCTATAACAATCAGAACACCTTTACCGAATGGTATCGGGGAACGGAAAACGAGATACCCAAAGAATACCGCGTTATGAGCTTCCCACAGCCGGAACGCGGCGGACAGGACAAGACCTTTATGGACGCAGCCGCCACAGAGCAGACCGCCCGAACCGCCGCAGAGCAGCCACAGGAGCCGCACCCGGTTATCCCTATCGTGCTGACAGCCGGGAAGCCCGCCGAGAAATTAAAAGAGATTACCGACCGTCTGGAACAGGGCATTACGGAACTCTTTGACAGCGAGCGTTACAAGGAATATCTGAAAGTCATGTCAAAATTCCATAATTACAGCTTCCGAAACACCGTCCTTATCGCCATGCAGAAGCCGGACGCTTCCCTTTTGGCGGGCTTTTCCGCTTGGAAGAACAACTTTGAGCGAAATGTGATGAGAGGGCAAAAGGGAATTAAAATCATTGCCCCGTCGCCCTATAAAATCAAACAGGAAATGCAGAAAATCGACCCGCACACGCAGAAGCCCATAATCGGCAAGGACGGAAAGCCCGTCACCGAGGAAAAGGAAATCACCATACCCGCCTACAAGGTGGTATCCGTCTTTGACGTTTCCCAGACCGAGGGAAAGGAACTGCCGGACATTGCCGTTGACGAACTGACAGGCGACGTTGACCGCTATAAGGACTTTTTCGCAGCCCTTGAAAAGACTTCCCCCGTTCCTATCGCCTTTGAGAATATCGAGGGCGGCTCTCATGGCTACTACCACTTGGAGGACAAGCGCATTGCTATCAACGAGGGCATGAGCGAATTACAGACCTTAAAGACCGCCATTCACGAAATCGCCCATGCGAAGCTGCACGACATTGACCTCAACGCGCCAAAGGACGAGCAACCCCGCGTTGACCGCCGCACCCGCGAAGTCGAAGCGGAAAGCGTCGCCTATACCGTCTGCCAACATTACGGGCTTGACACGTCGGACTATTCTTTCGGCTATGTCGCCGGGTGGAGCAGCGGGCGGGAGCTGTCCGAGCTGAAAAGCTCCCTTGAAACGATACGCAGCGCAGCCGCCGAGATTATCAATTCCATAGACGCGAATTTTGCGGAGCTGCAAAAGGCACAGGACAAGGAGCAGACCGCCGGACAGGAGCAGCCCACCAGAGAGGGACAAGAAGCCGCGCCACAGCCGGAAGCCCCGAAAAAAGCAGATACAGCCGGGAAAGAAAAGCCGGAAGCAGCCCCGAAAGAAGCCTTTACCCCGGAAACGATTTACAGAGTGCGCCGGAACCCTTACAGCGACAGCCGGGAAAACAGCCACCTCTTGCAAGCCTATGTGACACAGGAGAACGGGCGGGCGAAAATGGGCGACGTGCTTTATACGGGAACGCCGGAGAAATGCCGCGAGCTTATGGGGCAGCTCAAAAGCGGCGAGCTGACCGAGGGCGACGTAAAGCAGCTTTACGCAAAGGCACAGGAAACGGCGCAGACCACCGGACAGGACAAGGACACCTTTTCCATTTACCAGATAAAGGGCGGGGACGAAACAAGGGACTTCCGCTTTGAGCCTTACGACCGCCTGCAGGCGGCGGGAAATGTGGTTGATAAAGCGAACTATGAGCTTGTCTATTCCGCGCCCCTTGCGCCGGAAACTTCCCTTGAAGATATTTATACCCGCTTCAATATCGACCACCCAAAAGATTTTAAGGGACACAGCCTTTCCGTTTCGGACGTGGTAGTGCTTCATCAGAACGGACAGGACACCGCGCATTACGTTGACAGCGTAGGCTTCCGGCAAGTGCCGGAGTTTTTACAGGAGCAGAAGCAGCTTACCCCGGACGAGCTGACAACGGGCGAAACAATCCAGACACCGAGGGGGACTTTCCATGTGACCGCCATGAGCCGGGAGCAGATAGAAGCCGCCGGATATGGCTTTCACCACCAGTCGGACGACGGAAAGTATCTGATTATGGGGAACGGGACGCGGGCGTTTGCTGTTGCCGCAGAGCAGCCGGAAAAGGCAAACCCCTTGAAGCATATCGAGGACACCGTAGAGCAGAACGACAACAACTTTGACGGTATCATCAACAACACCCCTACCGTTGACGAACTGGAAGCAAAGGTTAAGGCGGGAGAAACAATTTCCCTTGTTGACCTGGCTAACGCGGTCAAAGCCGACAAAGAGCGCGGCAAGGAAGCGAAGCCGGAAAAGAAGCCCTCTATCCGGGCGCAGCTTAGGGCTGACAAGGAAAAGGCGCAGAAGAAAAACGCAAAGCAGAAATTACAGGATTTGGAAAGGAGCTGA
- a CDS encoding DUF4366 domain-containing protein produces the protein MNKKILRTLTALCAALMLTGGFSVTAFAQTPEGQDATDDSGVVYEEPEKEEPLTPDGNATLVDDFGGNKQLITVTTKNGNYFYILIDRDDEGEDTVHFLNQVDEADLMALMEDGSTEAAPPAVCSCTDKCEAGKVNVSCPVCKDNMTACSGKEAEPETEKPTEQPKEKGNTGGLVLFLVVALLGGGGAFYYFKFMKPKQNVKGDTDLEDFDFDDYDEDEGDGLSDEEQEDEEA, from the coding sequence ATGAATAAGAAAATCCTTAGAACCTTGACCGCACTCTGCGCCGCCCTCATGCTGACGGGCGGCTTTTCCGTCACCGCCTTTGCACAGACCCCGGAGGGACAGGACGCGACCGACGACAGCGGCGTTGTCTATGAGGAACCCGAAAAGGAAGAACCCCTTACCCCGGACGGGAACGCGACCCTTGTAGACGATTTCGGCGGCAACAAGCAGCTTATCACAGTGACGACCAAAAACGGCAATTACTTTTATATCCTTATCGACCGGGACGACGAGGGCGAGGACACCGTACATTTCCTTAATCAAGTGGACGAAGCCGACCTTATGGCACTCATGGAGGACGGAAGCACCGAAGCAGCCCCGCCCGCCGTTTGCAGTTGCACCGATAAATGCGAAGCCGGAAAGGTAAATGTGAGCTGCCCTGTCTGCAAGGACAACATGACCGCTTGCAGCGGCAAGGAAGCGGAGCCGGAAACCGAGAAACCAACAGAGCAGCCCAAAGAGAAAGGCAATACAGGCGGGCTTGTGCTTTTCCTTGTCGTGGCACTTCTTGGCGGCGGGGGCGCGTTCTATTATTTTAAGTTTATGAAGCCAAAGCAGAACGTCAAGGGCGACACCGACCTTGAAGATTTCGATTTTGACGATTACGACGAGGACGAGGGGGACGGGCTTTCTGATGAAGAACAGGAGGACGAGGAAGCATGA
- a CDS encoding transposon-transfer assisting family protein, with amino-acid sequence MIRLTVEETNLLSIYNEGGKRALIENVNAALPYMDADMRELAKRTLSKVDALTEAEFAELPIYAADEV; translated from the coding sequence ATGATTAGACTGACTGTTGAAGAAACAAACCTTTTGAGCATTTACAACGAGGGCGGCAAGCGGGCTTTGATTGAGAATGTCAACGCCGCGCTGCCCTACATGGACGCGGATATGCGGGAGCTTGCAAAGCGCACCCTTTCCAAAGTGGACGCTTTGACCGAAGCGGAATTTGCAGAGCTTCCCATTTACGCCGCTGATGAAGTATGA
- a CDS encoding helix-turn-helix domain-containing protein: MENQKMPEYETIRAAVAGEKWAVEKVVDCYKDEIDRLSTVAVRQPDGSTKQEINEDMRQSITKKLIEALPQFPLEEMEKGNVR, translated from the coding sequence ATGGAAAACCAGAAAATGCCGGAATATGAAACCATACGCGCCGCCGTTGCCGGGGAGAAATGGGCGGTGGAGAAAGTCGTGGATTGCTACAAGGACGAAATCGACAGGCTATCGACGGTAGCGGTCAGACAGCCAGACGGAAGCACGAAACAGGAAATCAACGAAGATATGCGCCAGTCTATCACAAAGAAGCTGATAGAAGCCCTCCCGCAGTTCCCGCTTGAAGAAATGGAAAAGGGAAATGTCAGATAG
- a CDS encoding cysteine-rich VLP domain-containing protein, with protein sequence MNGVKRLTPPQSRKVNALVRRTCCNYDNGNCILLDDGDECVCPQLISYSLLCKWFRAAVLPADRLLYAELYQTGDKKKCTECGAFFASTSNSVKYCPVCRKRITRRQAAERMRKRRTPVTQ encoded by the coding sequence ATGAACGGGGTTAAGCGGCTGACGCCGCCCCAGAGCCGGAAAGTCAACGCCCTTGTGCGCCGGACGTGCTGCAATTATGATAACGGGAACTGTATCTTACTGGACGACGGGGACGAGTGCGTTTGTCCGCAGCTCATTTCCTATTCGCTTCTCTGCAAGTGGTTCCGGGCTGCGGTGCTTCCCGCCGACAGGCTACTCTATGCGGAGCTTTACCAGACAGGGGACAAGAAGAAGTGTACCGAGTGCGGCGCGTTCTTTGCGTCAACCTCTAACAGTGTCAAATACTGCCCCGTCTGCCGGAAGCGTATCACCCGCAGACAAGCTGCCGAGCGCATGAGGAAAAGACGCACCCCTGTTACGCAGTAG
- a CDS encoding DNA-methyltransferase, with product MNGLKTDTIINRDALYALRELPEESVHCCVTSPPYYALRDYGLDMQIGREDTPEQYIDRLTEVFRELRRVLRSDGTLWLNIADTYCGTGNKGYHADPKNPKGRNGQQIARNNRVSGCKQKDLIGIPWLLAFALRADGWYLRSDIIWQKENPMPESVKDRPTRCYEHIFLLTKSKKYFYDAAAIAEPLAPTTAARYRTGRSAGQKYADEVPGQGNVQGLNRARSGSYYDEALMPTMRNRRDVWLINTVPYKGGHFAAFPPKLAETCIKAGCPKGGVVLDPFFGSGTTGAAAKQLDRHYIGIEINAEYCALARARIGGTDT from the coding sequence ATGAACGGGCTGAAAACTGACACAATCATCAACCGGGACGCGCTCTATGCCTTGCGGGAGCTTCCAGAGGAAAGCGTACACTGTTGCGTCACAAGCCCGCCCTACTATGCGCTTAGGGATTACGGGCTTGATATGCAGATTGGGCGGGAGGACACGCCGGAGCAGTACATTGACAGGCTGACCGAGGTTTTCCGCGAGCTGCGCCGGGTACTGCGTTCTGACGGTACGCTCTGGCTGAATATCGCGGACACCTACTGCGGCACAGGAAATAAAGGCTACCATGCAGACCCGAAGAACCCGAAAGGCAGAAACGGACAGCAGATTGCAAGAAACAACCGCGTTTCCGGCTGCAAACAAAAGGACTTAATCGGTATCCCTTGGCTTTTAGCCTTTGCCCTACGCGCTGACGGGTGGTATTTACGGAGCGACATTATCTGGCAGAAAGAAAACCCCATGCCGGAGAGCGTGAAAGACCGCCCTACCCGCTGCTATGAACATATCTTTCTGCTTACGAAGTCAAAGAAGTATTTTTATGACGCAGCCGCCATAGCCGAGCCGTTAGCCCCCACAACGGCGGCGCGGTACCGCACCGGGCGCAGCGCGGGACAGAAATATGCGGACGAAGTACCCGGACAGGGGAACGTACAGGGGCTTAACCGGGCGCGAAGCGGCAGCTACTACGACGAAGCCCTCATGCCGACCATGCGGAACAGGCGGGACGTGTGGCTTATCAATACCGTTCCCTACAAGGGCGGGCATTTCGCCGCGTTCCCGCCAAAACTTGCCGAAACCTGTATCAAGGCGGGCTGTCCGAAAGGCGGCGTTGTGCTTGACCCCTTTTTCGGCAGCGGCACGACGGGGGCAGCCGCAAAGCAGCTTGACAGGCATTATATAGGCATTGAGATAAACGCCGAGTATTGCGCCCTTGCAAGGGCGCGGATTGGAGGGACAGACACATAA
- a CDS encoding CHAP domain-containing protein has product MTREGAVEVNAATGKKKRISKRIRDADFAKTEAPPQPEQAAQPLPGGATSPPLTDTPPLPHAPGAEREQDTAAAERVLERIDGARTRKASKKAARKAQAEATAKEKSSRLQFTDEERATPELERYIRKSDKAADRLDAAKAAIPKEKKLVRERTFDEATGKGKTRLHFEEQEKPIGKNKPHNNPLSRPAQEAGIFVHNKIHSVEKDNSGVEGAHKSEELAERGAKYGARKVKEGYHSHKLKPYRAAAKAEKAAFKANVDFQYHKALHDNPQIAGNPLSRFMQKQQIKRQYAKSARKGGAKTAQKAAENTRKAAKKTAEETKKAIAFVGRHPAGVCIAVAALLLFIMVSAGLSSCGSMFSGLMNGILGTSYTSEDSDLVATENNYAAKENELQQQIDNIESTHPGYDEYRYDLDSIGHNPHELASYLTALLQTYTPQSAQAELNRVFAMQYTLTLTEETEIRYRTETSTDPETGETTTEEVPYEYHILNVKLTNKPISEIAEELLTPQQLEMYRVYLETSGNKPLIFGGGSPDMGASEDLSGVQLVNGTRPGNTAVVDLAKRQVGNVGGRPFWSWYGFNSRVEWCACFVSWCYNQAGKSEPRFAGCQSQGVPWFQSRGQWGARGYENIAPGDAIFFDWDGDGSADHVGLVIGTDGERVYTVEGNSGDACKIKSYPVNYSCIKGYGLMNWN; this is encoded by the coding sequence ATGACCCGCGAGGGGGCTGTCGAGGTAAACGCCGCTACCGGGAAAAAGAAACGTATCAGCAAGCGGATAAGGGACGCGGACTTTGCAAAGACCGAAGCCCCACCGCAGCCGGAACAGGCAGCGCAGCCCCTACCGGGCGGCGCAACTTCCCCGCCCTTAACCGACACGCCGCCGCTTCCCCATGCGCCGGGGGCAGAACGGGAACAGGACACCGCAGCAGCCGAGCGCGTCTTGGAACGTATCGACGGGGCGCGTACCAGAAAGGCGAGCAAAAAGGCGGCGAGGAAAGCACAGGCAGAAGCCACAGCAAAAGAAAAATCTTCCCGCTTGCAGTTTACCGACGAGGAACGGGCAACGCCGGAGCTTGAAAGGTATATCCGAAAATCGGACAAAGCAGCCGACCGTCTGGACGCGGCAAAGGCGGCTATCCCCAAAGAAAAGAAACTTGTACGGGAGCGCACCTTTGATGAAGCCACCGGGAAAGGCAAGACCCGCCTACATTTTGAGGAACAGGAAAAGCCCATAGGAAAGAATAAGCCCCACAATAACCCGCTATCCCGCCCCGCACAGGAAGCGGGTATTTTCGTCCACAACAAGATACATTCCGTTGAAAAGGACAATTCCGGCGTTGAGGGGGCGCACAAATCCGAAGAACTGGCAGAGCGCGGCGCAAAGTACGGGGCGCGGAAAGTCAAGGAGGGCTACCACAGCCACAAGCTCAAACCCTACCGGGCGGCGGCAAAGGCAGAGAAAGCGGCGTTCAAGGCGAATGTGGATTTTCAGTACCATAAAGCCCTGCATGACAATCCGCAGATTGCGGGCAATCCCCTTTCCCGCTTCATGCAGAAGCAGCAAATCAAGCGGCAGTATGCAAAGTCGGCAAGGAAAGGCGGCGCAAAAACGGCGCAGAAAGCCGCAGAGAACACCCGCAAGGCGGCAAAAAAGACCGCCGAGGAAACAAAAAAGGCAATCGCTTTTGTAGGGCGGCACCCGGCGGGCGTATGTATCGCCGTTGCCGCGCTACTCTTATTCATCATGGTATCGGCGGGGCTTTCCTCTTGCGGTTCCATGTTCTCCGGCTTGATGAACGGCATACTTGGGACTTCCTACACGTCGGAGGACAGCGACCTTGTGGCGACGGAGAACAATTACGCCGCAAAGGAAAACGAGCTTCAGCAGCAGATTGACAATATCGAAAGCACCCACCCCGGCTATGACGAATACCGCTATGACCTTGACAGTATCGGGCATAACCCCCATGAGTTAGCGTCCTACCTCACCGCCCTTTTACAGACCTACACCCCGCAGAGCGCACAGGCAGAGCTAAATCGCGTCTTTGCCATGCAGTACACTTTGACGCTGACAGAAGAAACGGAAATCCGCTACCGCACAGAAACAAGCACAGACCCGGAAACAGGGGAAACGACCACCGAGGAAGTACCCTACGAGTACCATATCCTCAACGTGAAGCTGACGAACAAGCCCATTTCCGAGATTGCGGAGGAACTTCTAACGCCACAGCAGCTTGAAATGTACCGCGTCTATCTGGAAACAAGCGGAAACAAACCGCTGATTTTCGGCGGCGGCTCCCCCGATATGGGCGCGTCCGAGGATTTAAGCGGCGTACAGCTTGTAAACGGCACACGCCCCGGCAACACCGCCGTTGTAGACCTTGCGAAGCGGCAAGTCGGCAACGTGGGCGGGCGACCCTTTTGGAGCTGGTACGGATTTAACAGCCGCGTGGAATGGTGCGCCTGTTTCGTTTCATGGTGCTACAATCAAGCCGGAAAGAGCGAGCCGCGCTTTGCCGGGTGCCAGTCACAGGGCGTACCCTGGTTCCAGTCACGCGGGCAATGGGGCGCGAGGGGCTATGAGAATATCGCCCCCGGCGACGCTATCTTTTTCGACTGGGACGGGGACGGGAGCGCAGACCATGTGGGGCTTGTTATCGGAACGGACGGGGAGCGCGTCTATACCGTCGAGGGCAATTCCGGCGACGCCTGCAAGATAAAGAGCTACCCCGTCAATTACTCCTGTATCAAAGGCTATGGGCTGATGAACTGGAATTAA
- a CDS encoding DNA topoisomerase 3 → MAFRLVIAEKPSVAQTIAAALGIKGKQDGYIEGGGYLISWCVGHLVQLAEAAAYGEQYKKWSFDSLPILPEEWQYAVDPDKGKQFKTIKELMHRADVSEVVNACDAGREGELIFRFVYEVAGCKKPMRRLWISSMEDGAIKAGFASLKDGRDYGALFASALCRAKADWLIGINATRLFSCLYGKTLNVGRVQTPTLKMLTDRDAAISHFQKEKYYHVRLDLSGADAASERISDKAEADALKGACEAGKAVCVSLTREKKTAAPPKLFDLTSLQRETNRIFGYTAKQTLDLAQSLYEKRLLTYPRTDSSFLTDDMGGTAADIIALLCEKLPFMAGADFTPEIAKVLDSKKVSDHHAIIPTMELAKADPDALPESEKNILTLAGARLLFATAEPHIYEAVTAVFSCAGTDFTARGKTVLAEGWKELERRYRATLKDKPEAEDGENEGVTLPELSEGQNFPNPAAKVTEHTTTPPKPHSEASLLSAMERAGNGDTDPDAERRGLGTPATRAAVIEKLVKGGFAERKGKQLIPTQNGAALISVLPDMLTSPQLTAEWENNLTQIAKGAADPGEFLSGIEAMARELVQTHAAALDGKKDLFREEKPSVGKCPRCGSPVHEGKKNYYCSNKECAFVMWKNDRFFEERKTAFSAKIAAALLKSGKVNVKKLYSPKTGKTYDGTIVLADTGGKYVNYRIEVQKN, encoded by the coding sequence ATGGCATTTAGACTTGTGATTGCAGAAAAGCCGAGCGTGGCGCAGACTATCGCCGCCGCGCTTGGCATTAAGGGGAAACAGGACGGGTATATCGAGGGCGGCGGCTACCTCATTTCATGGTGCGTCGGGCATTTGGTACAGCTTGCGGAAGCTGCCGCCTACGGGGAGCAATATAAAAAATGGAGTTTTGACAGCTTACCCATTCTGCCGGAGGAATGGCAGTACGCCGTTGACCCGGACAAGGGGAAGCAATTCAAAACCATTAAAGAGCTTATGCACCGCGCCGACGTTTCCGAAGTGGTAAATGCGTGTGACGCGGGGCGCGAGGGTGAATTGATTTTCCGCTTTGTCTACGAAGTGGCGGGCTGCAAGAAGCCCATGCGCCGCTTGTGGATTTCTTCAATGGAGGACGGGGCGATTAAGGCGGGCTTTGCTTCCCTCAAAGACGGGCGGGACTATGGCGCGCTCTTTGCGTCCGCCCTCTGCCGCGCAAAGGCTGACTGGCTTATCGGCATTAACGCCACCCGGCTTTTCTCCTGCCTGTATGGAAAGACCTTGAACGTGGGGCGCGTCCAGACCCCGACCTTAAAAATGCTCACCGACCGGGACGCGGCTATCTCCCATTTCCAGAAAGAAAAATATTATCATGTTCGCCTTGATTTATCCGGCGCGGACGCGGCAAGCGAAAGGATTTCGGACAAGGCAGAAGCCGACGCGCTGAAAGGGGCTTGCGAAGCGGGAAAGGCGGTATGCGTTTCCCTTACCAGAGAGAAGAAAACCGCAGCCCCGCCAAAGCTCTTTGACCTTACCTCTTTGCAGCGGGAAACGAACCGCATTTTCGGTTACACCGCAAAGCAGACCCTTGACCTTGCACAATCCCTTTATGAAAAGCGGCTCCTTACTTATCCGAGGACGGACAGCAGCTTTCTTACTGACGACATGGGCGGCACCGCAGCGGACATTATCGCGCTGCTTTGCGAAAAGCTCCCCTTTATGGCGGGCGCGGACTTCACGCCGGAGATTGCAAAGGTATTAGACAGCAAGAAAGTATCAGACCACCACGCAATCATTCCCACTATGGAGCTTGCAAAGGCTGACCCGGACGCGCTGCCGGAAAGCGAGAAGAATATCCTTACCCTTGCGGGGGCGCGTCTGCTTTTTGCCACCGCCGAGCCGCATATTTATGAAGCGGTTACGGCGGTTTTCTCATGCGCCGGGACAGACTTCACCGCAAGGGGAAAGACCGTACTTGCGGAGGGTTGGAAAGAGCTTGAACGCAGATACCGGGCGACGCTGAAAGATAAGCCCGAAGCAGAGGACGGGGAAAATGAGGGCGTGACGCTGCCGGAGCTTTCCGAGGGACAGAACTTTCCTAACCCCGCCGCAAAAGTAACGGAGCATACCACAACGCCGCCGAAGCCCCACAGCGAAGCGTCGCTTCTCTCTGCTATGGAGCGAGCCGGGAACGGGGACACCGACCCGGACGCGGAACGCCGGGGGCTTGGCACTCCCGCCACCCGCGCCGCCGTCATTGAAAAACTGGTAAAGGGCGGCTTTGCAGAGCGCAAGGGGAAGCAGCTTATCCCCACGCAGAACGGAGCCGCCCTTATATCAGTCTTGCCGGATATGCTCACTTCCCCGCAGCTTACCGCAGAATGGGAAAACAATCTGACGCAGATAGCAAAGGGAGCCGCAGACCCCGGCGAATTTCTGTCCGGCATTGAAGCTATGGCGCGGGAGCTTGTGCAGACACACGCCGCAGCACTGGACGGGAAAAAGGATTTGTTCCGGGAGGAAAAGCCCTCTGTCGGCAAATGCCCCCGTTGCGGTTCCCCCGTCCATGAGGGGAAGAAAAACTATTATTGCAGCAACAAAGAATGTGCCTTTGTCATGTGGAAGAATGACCGCTTTTTCGAGGAACGCAAGACCGCTTTTTCCGCGAAGATTGCCGCCGCGCTCCTTAAATCCGGCAAAGTGAATGTGAAGAAGCTCTATTCCCCGAAAACAGGCAAGACCTATGACGGAACTATCGTTCTGGCTGACACTGGCGGGAAATACGTCAACTACCGTATCGAAGTACAGAAGAACTAA